ATGCAGTCTATTATATTTCTCTACGGTTAGACATTCTAAAATATTTTTATAACAAACTATATGAAAtggtatgtatatattttttcaatagGGCCCATCAATGATATATCAGTGAAAGcatgcactcttagaaaaaaatatcTTACTCCTTAGACGTTTCTTTTTATTATAAAGGCAAGCTTACATTGTATATACACTACTCATTGATGTTTCCGCTTGATATTTTATTACACCTCTCCTTCAGAGGCAGCCGCTGCTGCTGGCAAGcaaagagagagcgatagagggtACGTCACTCAGACATCAGCCAATGGAGCTGAGAAGCGCTCTATAAAAGAAGTTCCCATTCTTACTTTTAAGTACAGAGAAACGGAGTTATCTTATAGCAAGAGAAAAAGCTTTGTATAAATATAACATCACCTGCAAACTTCTTCGATCTCCCTGCAAGTCGGCTCATTAGGCTCATAACGGAAGGTAATACAAATGACTAATTCTGCATGTAATATGTACATTTAATAAGGAACAAGGAAACATATGTTGGAATAGCAGGTGTCTTTTTGTTGTGAATGAAGTGTCGAAATAACATTTATTAATTCGTTTGCACATAATATTAGTACAGttgttttcttctttttttccaaTATAGCAAGCTCCAACACGCATTATATACTGTTATCTTGTACCGTTTATTCTTGAGTCTTCTTTTTCGTATAATCTATTCGAAAAAAATGTACGTACGTGTAGGCAATATAACAGTTAAGgtcttcattttttaaattacacTATACAGCCTTTTATGTAGCCTATGTTTAATGGTACGAGACTGGTAGAGTAAGGAGGTTTGCAAAAGTGTGAAAGGTGTGAGTGCACCATGCGTAAAATTCATGCAATTTTCGAACAATGTTTTCGAGCAATGTTTATTACTCAGCTGGAGTATCTTTCTCGCTCACTATTAATCACTAAAACATCTACCTCTCTTTACAGATTGTGCAGAAGCCACAAATAAAACATACAAATGGTTCTCATGATACTACCCATTATCGGCTCAGTCTCTGTGTCTGAGGGGCTGGTGGCCATGGTAACACTATGCCTGGTGTACATGATCATGAAGTACATGCACACAGAGATCCCAGAGGGACTGAAACGGCTCCCAGGACCAAAGCCCCTGCCCATCATCGGGAATGTGCTGGAGGTGCACAATAACCCTCACCTCAGCCTGACTGCCATGAGCGAGCGCTACGGCTCAGTCTTCCAGATCCAAATAGGGATGCGGCCTGTGGTTGTTCTGAGTGGCAATGAGACAGTCCGCCAGGCTCTTATCAAGCAAGGGGAAGACTTCGCCGGGAGGCCCGATCTATACAGCTTCAAATTCATCAACGACGGCAAGAGCTTGGCCTTTAGCACCGACAAGGCTGGGGTGTGGCGCGCCCGCCGCAAGCTAGCTATGAGCGCTCTCCGCTCTTTCGCCACCCTGGAGGGATCGACCCCAGAGTACTCCTGTGCCCTGGAGGAGCACGTCTGCAAGGAGGGAGAGTACCTGGTAAAACAGCTGACTTCCGTCATGGATGTCAGTGGCAGCTTTGACCCCTTCCGCCATATTGTTGTATCGGTGGCCAACGTCATCTGTGGAATGTGCTTCGGCCGGCGCTACAGCCATGATGACCAGGAGCTGTTGGGCTTGGTGAACATGAGTGATGAGTTTGGGCAGGTGGTGGGCAGCGGCAACCCTGCAGACTTCATTCCCATCCTTCGTTACCTACCAAACCGCACCATGAAGAAGTTTATGGATATCAATGACCGTTTCAACACCTTTGTGCAGAAGATTGTCAGTGAGCACTATGACAGCTATGACAAGGTAAATAATACATTGCATCATGTTTCAAAAAATGTTTGATCTATTGCTGTTTGTTGTCTGTGATACTGATTGTCCATTGTTCTGTTTTCAGGACAACATCCGTGACATCACTGACTCCCTCATTGACCACTGTGAGGACAGGAAACTAGATGAGAACGCCAACGTCCAGGTGTCTGATGAGAAGATTGTGGGCATTGTCAATGATCTGTTTGGGGCAGGTGAGTTGAGTTAAAATAACGCAACAGTTATGCTGAGTCACTCCATAtcattgcattttttttttttacatttgtaggATGTTTTAATTATGCAATGCggcttctgtctccctctcaagGTTTTGACACCATTAGCACAGCTCTGTCATGGGCTGTTGTGTACCTTGTGGCTTATCCAGAGATCCAGGAAAGACTGCATCAGGAACTGAGTAAGTTGAAACTTGCTAGTTTTAACAGATAGTTCTGTTCCCTAAATGAAATGAGTCATTCACAGAGAGATCCTATAAATCAGTTCTATATGTAATTATATGGAGTCATGATTCAAAATATTATGGCTTACTGACCTGTCACTACGCATCCCATTCTTTTTTGATAACCAATGTTCTCTATTGTCCTCCCAACAGAGGAAAAGGTGGGAATGATTCGCACTCCCCGTCTCTCAGACAAAATCAACTTACCTCTGCTGGAAGCCTTCATCCTGGAGATCTTCCGGCACTCTTCCTTCCTGCCGTTCACCATCCCACACTGGTGAGTTGCACTTGCACCTGCTAAAAACACAAATGTACAATATCAGCCAAACAGACATTTACAATATCAGCCAAACACACATTTGCAATGTTAGCCAAACAGACATTTACAATATCAGTTACACATTATAGACACATATGGCATGGTCTGACTCTGGTATTGTCAATATTTTTTCAGCACAGTCAAGGATACATCGCTCAATGGCTACTTCATTCCCAAGGACACCTGTGTCTTCATCAACCAGTGGCAGGTCAACCATGACCCGTGAGTAGGATTTTCAAACTAAAACTTCTCAACTCCATTACTATGCAACTACTGTGCAACAACAGTGTTGTTACTGCAGTAattacagtgttactacacacgtATAACAATAACCCAATGTAAAATGTTACCTTTGTGCTCTTCAGGGAGCTGTGGAAGGAGCCTTCTTTATTCAACCCTGACCGTTTCCTGAGTGCTGATGGCACAGAACTCAACAAGCTGGAGGGGGAGAAAGTGCTCGTATTTGGCATGGGCAAGCGCCGCTGCATCGGTGAGGCCATCGGACGCAACGAGGTCTACCTCTTCTTGGCTATCCTGCTCCAAAGGCTGCGCTTCCAGGAGAAACCTGGGCACCCGCTGGACATGACCCCAGAGTACGGCCTCACCATGAAGCACAAGCGCTGTCAGCTGAAGGCTAGCCTGCGGCCATGGGGGCAGGAGGAGTGAGGGCCATGGTCACATTTATGATTCTCAACATCACTATAACTGATTTATAATTAGCCCTACATACTTGATGGCATGAGCCGAGATCAGATATAAAAGCCAGAGGGTACATTTTCTCTCTAGGAAAGACTGGGCTTGACACCTCTCTTGATTCATAGGAGAATTAACAGTGAGGGAAAACTGAGTCAAATTGTACACAATTTGAAATCGATAAAATTACAATCTGAAACACGGTTTGTAGATGGATTCCAAACAAGTGTTGAATTGGATAAAGGACCTTCACAAACTCATAGAGGTGATTGGTTTCTATGACCAGCATACTACAGGCCCTACTAGAGTTTGTCAGGTGTTTCTTCAGGAGATATCAGGAGAGACTATAGCTGTTTAGCTGCCTTTTTGTCTACATCATTGTGTTTTACTTCTCCTCTTGCTTTGATCACAGCTCATATACTGTATCAGATCGCTTTAAAGAGGATGAATCTATAAAACATACACATAAACCCATGGTGGGGTGTTAAAGAGCATTGTTTTTAGTTCCATTTTTGGGTAGAATTTTTTGCTACATATTTTTTTGTGGCAAAAATGTTACAACCTACATGATAAAGTGCCTGTTCTCGTACTTTTGAGTTATTGTTCAGGTGGTCATAGATCACAGGCAGTTGAATGGATGTATTCTCCCATTTCTAAGCTAGATATTTTTTATTCCACTGAATAAATCAGTAAAACGTGGACACAACACACTGAAGCTATGTTTGTATGCCACCAACATGTGATTTATTGTTTGTGTACATATTTAAGCCTAGATGTATTTTGGAAAGTCCTTTTTTGAAATGTGCCTAAAATGTGTATATATTGTGGTGACTTATTATGGTGGCTTTGTATGACTTTATCAGGATACTAAAATACgtattattgactgtgttatAAATGTCAACATTTTATAATGTAACGAAGGACTCTTGTAAACTAAAGCCCAAACTGTACACACTATGCATTGTGTTGTTGATAGCTATCTAGGTAGCTactgaaataaaagctgaaaatgAAAGAAAATCAATTAACTTGTGCTCTTTTTTCTTGAGTGTGTTGGCCTATCTCATTGGCAACCCATGCAACAATTCACAAGCTAATATACACAGGCCAACCATTAGGAGAGGACGTCGGTATTTGGCTGACCAAAGAGTAAATCTGTGACACTACTAGATAAGATAGGGTTGGATATCATCACTTACCTGTGTACAAGACTTGGACTTCTACTATAAAAACAATCAGCACACAAACTGAGCACGTTTTATGAGTAAATAAGCTATAAACTTGCCATTGGTGCAATGATTTAAAACAACCTTTGTTGGCATTATAAATAATGCCTTAATTGTTTATAATAATTGCATTTACCTTAATACACCTTTGCAGCAACATGTGCCCTCATTGGTGCCCCCCTCCCGCATAAACAATCAATGAACGCTGGTGGGGAAAGCTAAGGAAGTGACGTTGTGAACAGGAAACAACATATGATTCTTCGAGTTCAGAAAGTTTTGTTAGCAAACTAGCAAATTCATCACAAAAAACTAATCATACACAAAAACAAGGTATACTATTTTCAATTTTACCTGACAGCGTTTAATGAATAACAAAATGGTGGAGAGGATGGCTATATTAATAACCGACGTTAGCCATGATCTCTGATTTAGCTACGCTAACGTTATTTAGTTAACGTTACCGTTCACAGCAATTTGGCAGTAGCTACCtatttagttagttagctagGTAGCGTTAGCTAGCCATCTTCTCGAATGGAACAGCTAGCCAATTACGTTATTTGGTTAGTTAGCTAGATACCGATTTAACACAGTGATAGCTAACTAGGGTATTTGACAACTACATTGCCAGTTTGTTtcctacctagctagctagctaacgatgTAATTGTCAGAGTAGGTAAGTGATGAGTGAGTAGCCAGTTTACGTtagatagctaacgttagtaGTAATCTACAAAAGTCGATGGTTACCCCCTGCTGTTAGCCCATTGTATAGCTAATGTAACTGGTATGGAACTCATATTTTAGACCTGTAACCATGTCCTTAGCCTGTGTTCCACCATTAATGTCTCATTGGTCAGAAAGCTATAATGTATTTGTGAAGTTGTCTGTCTTCCATATATGCCTAGATCCAGAGAGAATGGCTGCAGACTGGCTGGGAAGTCTGGTGTCAATAAACTGTGGACCAACCCTGGGCATGTACCAGGGAGAAGTGTCATCTGTGGACCAGACTAGTCAGACCATCTCTCTCAGACAACCTTTCCACAATGGGGTCAGGTGCCCTGTCCCTGAGGTCACCTTCAGGTAAGGCTTTCACATGGTGAAGTACAGAAATATTAGCCTGCGTCACAGATTTCAGGAAATCATTTGCGGTGACAATGACATAGGAGTTGGCATTTGGCAAgacggcacaaacagatctgagactcAGGCTACAGACATACTAGTTACATTCTGTGCATTGATCTAGTTATTTCACAAAGACATAGGGGCCTACTTATTTGTTTTAAGCAATCTGCTGTTAACATGTCAATGTTTACATTCTGTGCAGTGCTATGGACATCAGAGAGCTCAAGTTCCTGGATATCCAAACACAAAGTGGTGTCAGCAGAGCCAGTGCTGGACAGGGGGTCTTGTCTGATTCAGGCGTCATATCTTCAGGGCAGAGTGGTCAGAATAGCAGAGGTGGTTACCCTGCCAGCAACACCCATTGCACCACTGCTCCTATTACCATTTTACGCAAAGGTGAGATGAGAGGACTAGTTTGGGAGTTTTATTTTTCAAACTGGTTGCAAGGCCCTGACGCAACATCCCCTCAGGTAACAACAATTGGGCTGGGGGACTTTTTATACACTTGTGGTGGAACACCACCTTCTATCAGCAGTTCTCCAGAAGCCACAAAGAGTGCTGTCTGACTGAGTGCATTTGAATAGGCCTCAGGCTTTTTCAGTGTATTCTACAATGGCCACATCCTTTCTTCTTATGTACAGtgcaatcggaaagtattcagaccccttgactttttccacattttgttacgttacagcattataaAATGGATACaaaaaaatctacacacaataccacataatggcaaagcaaaaacaggtttttagaaatgtttgcaaatgtattaaatatcagaaataccttatttaagtattcaggccctttgctatgagactcaaaattgagctttggtgcatcctgtttccatagaCCCCCCCctctaaactgagcaatcgggggagaagggctttggcagggaggtaaccaagaacccaatggtcactctgatagagctccagagttcctctgtgaggAAGGACACTCCATCAATCAGCACTCCACcaagcaggcctttatggtagagtggccagacggaagccactcctcagtaaaaggcacatgacagcccgcttggagtttgccaaaaggcacctaaaggattctcagaccataagaaacaataCTCTCTGGCCTGaagaaaccaagactgaactctggcccgaatgccaagcgtcacgtctagaggaaacctggcaccatctcgcggtgaagcatggtggtggcagcatcatgctgtggggatgtttttcagtggcatg
The Oncorhynchus nerka isolate Pitt River linkage group LG28, Oner_Uvic_2.0, whole genome shotgun sequence genome window above contains:
- the LOC115113745 gene encoding cytochrome P450 1A1 — its product is MVLMILPIIGSVSVSEGLVAMVTLCLVYMIMKYMHTEIPEGLKRLPGPKPLPIIGNVLEVHNNPHLSLTAMSERYGSVFQIQIGMRPVVVLSGNETVRQALIKQGEDFAGRPDLYSFKFINDGKSLAFSTDKAGVWRARRKLAMSALRSFATLEGSTPEYSCALEEHVCKEGEYLVKQLTSVMDVSGSFDPFRHIVVSVANVICGMCFGRRYSHDDQELLGLVNMSDEFGQVVGSGNPADFIPILRYLPNRTMKKFMDINDRFNTFVQKIVSEHYDSYDKDNIRDITDSLIDHCEDRKLDENANVQVSDEKIVGIVNDLFGAGFDTISTALSWAVVYLVAYPEIQERLHQELKEKVGMIRTPRLSDKINLPLLEAFILEIFRHSSFLPFTIPHCTVKDTSLNGYFIPKDTCVFINQWQVNHDPELWKEPSLFNPDRFLSADGTELNKLEGEKVLVFGMGKRRCIGEAIGRNEVYLFLAILLQRLRFQEKPGHPLDMTPEYGLTMKHKRCQLKASLRPWGQEE